Proteins encoded within one genomic window of Halocatena marina:
- a CDS encoding ABC transporter ATP-binding protein, with protein MSAIELESLRKQFDGVVALHEVNLTVEAGEVFGFLGPNGAGKSTTIDILLDYVRPTAGRASVFGYDAQRETKSVHQKIGVLPDAYHLEESLTARQHLVFAIESKSAADDPAVLLERVGLSSVADRDVGGFSKGMAQRLVLALALVGQPELLILDEPSTGLDPNGARMMRTIVREENNRGATVFFSSHILGQVEAVCDRVGILADGSLVALDSIEGLQAAVGAKSRIEMTLDRHPGPSIEAVRNLAGVADVSINSDHGTISVSCSSEQKAAVIDTIRSNGARVLDFKTSEVSLEELFASYTGGRS; from the coding sequence ATGTCCGCGATTGAATTGGAATCACTCCGCAAGCAGTTCGATGGTGTCGTTGCCCTCCACGAAGTTAACCTCACCGTCGAAGCGGGTGAAGTATTCGGTTTTTTGGGGCCAAACGGCGCCGGCAAATCGACGACAATTGATATTCTTCTCGATTACGTTCGACCAACAGCGGGGCGAGCGAGTGTTTTCGGTTACGATGCACAACGAGAGACGAAGTCGGTCCACCAGAAGATTGGGGTTCTTCCCGACGCCTACCACCTCGAGGAGAGTCTGACCGCCCGCCAACACCTCGTGTTCGCCATCGAGTCGAAATCCGCTGCCGACGATCCGGCGGTGCTCTTAGAACGAGTCGGGCTCTCATCCGTTGCTGATCGGGATGTCGGTGGCTTCTCGAAAGGGATGGCTCAGCGACTCGTTCTCGCGCTGGCGCTCGTCGGGCAGCCAGAGCTTCTCATTCTCGATGAGCCGTCAACCGGTTTGGATCCGAACGGTGCGCGCATGATGCGGACTATCGTTCGAGAGGAAAACAATCGCGGTGCGACGGTGTTCTTTTCGAGTCACATCCTCGGACAAGTCGAAGCGGTATGTGATCGGGTGGGTATCCTTGCGGACGGTTCGCTTGTCGCACTGGACAGCATTGAAGGATTGCAGGCAGCGGTTGGAGCAAAATCGAGGATTGAAATGACACTCGACAGACATCCCGGGCCATCGATCGAAGCGGTTCGTAATCTCGCTGGCGTGGCAGACGTAAGCATCAACAGTGATCACGGAACGATTTCCGTCTCGTGCTCTAGCGAACAGAAGGCAGCCGTCATCGATACGATTCGTTCGAACGGAGCACGAGTACTCGATTTCAAAACCAGCGAGGTTTCACTCGAGGAACTGTTCGCGTCGTACACGGGAGGGCGATCATGA
- a CDS encoding ABC transporter permease — protein sequence MSWLVVAKRTILDPVRSRHLWVTLALVGLVLGLLTHLMTGRYASEVLFTSFAPLFVLIAIARSYQTISSRRQSGSLRVVLSYPHSRKDVVLGTALGRSILMAGVVSFGLIVTVGVQFINTGLPDSKLVLYTWGIAVLLAVSMTGLAVGISSSVRTTNRSVLLSFTAFLLFFGFWQQLPGVIRYVLNGLSKPAPPRPEWVDVFVALNPIQAYNTILSALVPAIDWSSNLYYETAWFGVLVLLGWLLLPLLIGLWRFERSDL from the coding sequence ATGAGCTGGCTCGTTGTGGCAAAGCGGACGATACTCGATCCGGTTCGGTCGCGACATCTGTGGGTCACACTCGCTTTAGTTGGACTCGTCCTCGGGCTTCTCACGCACTTGATGACAGGACGGTACGCATCTGAAGTGCTGTTCACGAGTTTTGCGCCCTTGTTCGTCCTCATCGCCATCGCGCGTAGCTATCAGACGATCTCCAGTCGGCGTCAGAGCGGGAGTCTCCGAGTCGTGCTTTCCTATCCACACTCGCGCAAAGACGTCGTTCTCGGAACGGCTCTCGGTCGGAGCATCCTCATGGCGGGTGTCGTTTCGTTCGGCCTCATCGTGACGGTCGGAGTACAGTTCATCAACACAGGCCTCCCGGATAGCAAACTAGTCCTGTACACGTGGGGCATCGCCGTCCTCCTCGCGGTATCGATGACAGGGCTCGCTGTCGGGATCTCATCGAGCGTTCGAACGACGAACCGATCGGTGCTCCTCTCGTTCACCGCTTTTCTCCTGTTCTTCGGATTCTGGCAACAGCTTCCGGGCGTGATTCGCTACGTGCTCAACGGTCTCTCTAAACCGGCCCCACCACGACCCGAGTGGGTCGATGTATTCGTTGCACTGAATCCCATCCAAGCGTACAACACCATCCTCAGTGCGCTCGTACCGGCCATCGATTGGAGTTCCAACCTCTACTACGAAACCGCGTGGTTCGGCGTACTCGTTCTTCTCGGATGGTTGCTGTTGCCGCTCCTGATCGGCCTCTGGCGGTTCGAACGAAGCGACCTCTGA
- a CDS encoding SDR family NAD(P)-dependent oxidoreductase, with product MNRPDLTGRTALVTGSAKGVGRALLLALAECGANVAVHYHTSADAAQTVAEQARARDSDIETTTARGDVTDPDSVDELFETVADDIGTVDLLVNNVGAFAPTHWEDIDWETWNRVLDTNFNATYLCSKRALSPMRETGYGRIVNIGYASAGKGLVNTTNFPYFVAKTGVIMFTRMLASDTQSDDITVNAVSPYVVENSDEFPSELPRGRPAAFDDLIQPVLFFLDGPEYISGENIEVDGGWLPETI from the coding sequence ATGAATCGACCGGATCTCACCGGACGGACTGCGCTCGTGACTGGGAGTGCAAAGGGTGTTGGGCGTGCGCTCTTGCTCGCACTTGCGGAGTGTGGCGCAAACGTTGCCGTCCACTACCATACAAGCGCTGACGCAGCACAGACAGTCGCAGAGCAGGCTCGTGCTCGGGATAGCGACATCGAAACGACGACTGCTCGTGGCGACGTCACTGATCCAGACTCCGTCGATGAGTTGTTCGAGACGGTCGCGGATGACATCGGAACTGTTGATCTCCTCGTGAACAACGTCGGTGCGTTCGCTCCCACTCACTGGGAAGATATCGACTGGGAGACGTGGAACCGGGTGCTGGATACGAACTTCAACGCAACCTACCTCTGTTCGAAACGCGCACTCTCTCCGATGCGCGAGACTGGATATGGTCGCATCGTCAACATCGGTTACGCCAGCGCAGGGAAAGGACTCGTCAACACCACGAACTTCCCCTACTTCGTTGCAAAAACCGGCGTTATCATGTTTACGCGAATGCTCGCATCAGACACACAATCTGACGATATCACCGTGAACGCTGTTTCACCCTATGTCGTTGAGAACTCCGATGAGTTTCCCTCGGAGCTGCCCCGTGGCCGGCCAGCCGCCTTCGACGATCTGATCCAGCCCGTCCTGTTTTTCCTCGATGGACCAGAGTACATCAGCGGCGAGAATATCGAGGTGGATGGTGGCTGGCTTCCAGAAACAATCTGA